Within Corynebacterium timonense, the genomic segment TCGCGGCTACCGCAGAAAGCGGGTCATCCAGCATTTTTCTCTTCGGTACTGCCGCCGGTCTGGTCTTTTCAGCGATAGTTTTCACGCTCGTTCGTTGCACTGAGTGTACTTCGCACGTTGGGACGCTTTGCCGCGGAAGGCAGCGACCAGACCGGTGTTTTCCAGGCTCTCTCTAGCACAGTAAGTGTTGCCTTATAGCTCCACTCGCGCTACGACTCATTCCCGGTGGCGATGGCATGGTCGCGACAGTCTGCGCCGTTCTCGTCGCTGGGACCGTGGCCTACACCACACGCAAACATGTCAAACGGGCAATTCGCGCCCTCATTCCCGCCGCGGTTGCTCTACTAATCTCAGCGCTCTTTTTTTCACAGCGTGTATAGCCCACTGTTCGCTAGTCTTGGCTCGTAATCGTCTTCTCTCCCTGATAGCTGTTTTCTGTAAGGAAAGGTCATGGATTTCAAATACGTTCCCTTCGGCTGGGCACTGGCTGCCATGGCGCTCGTGTACCCAGCTTTCGCGTCTTGGCACGAATATGCTGAGGCGGGACTGAGCGAGAAAAGCATGGGTGCTGCTGTGGCTCAGACCGCGATCTTGGTCGTCGCCGCCCTGTACGCGGCAGTGAGTGAGCGCTCAGCATCGCTGACGTTTTTCCTGGCGATTAGCTTCGCGTTTTCTCTATGGGTACTGGCCTCTTTCGCCGTCGGGGCCGGGACCCTCCCCACGTATGCAGCGGCTGTCGTATTAACCGGCATCGGCATCTGGGCGGCTTTGGAGATGATGAACCGCAACGCTCAACGTCGCACGACCTACCTCTCCTAGCACGCTTGGGTACTGCCGCCTTGTCCTCCACCACAGCATCTCACCACCCTCCCGCGCATGCGAGCCACAGTTGGTCCGGGGCGCGCGTTGCCCGCACGCTTAAGACCACCGAGTTCATCGACCGGATTGGGATGCCGCTGAACCCAATCGTTCTCATGCACTTTCTTCCCGCCATGTTTGGGGTAGTTATCGCGTGTGAGGTATTGGTTTGGGGTTTCGTAGTCAGACGTGCCGCCCCTCAGCTCGCAGCGGACATTCCCACGGTGACCGGCTTCGATGGCGCGGACGGCACCTATTTCCTTTTTGCGTTTGCCTCGATCCCCGCGCTCATCGACGTCCTTGCCCACGTCACCCGCCTAGCTACCAGCGCACGTCTCGAGCCCGGCCCCTTCGTCCAGGCGCTCCCGACCTTGAGCGTCTCCACCCGTGACGCTCTAACTGCATTTATCGCCGTTCCACTCGTATGCCGGTGGGCAATCTTTTGGAGTCCACTCATCGTCGTAGCGGTATTTACTGCCAACAGTTCTGTCTGGCGTTTGAGCGCCGCAGTGCTGTGCTTTTCCATTGCTCTGTACGGAGCGAGCGCTTACCGGCGTCTCCTCCTGTTTGTCTGGCTGCCCGTCCCTGCGCCGATGAACTGGTTTGTCGCCGTTCTCATTGTGATCCTTTCAGCGGCGGCGGGCGTAGCGGCGGGGTCGTCAGTTGCGTCGATAGGCGCGGTCCTTCATGTTGCTGGCGGCGCGCCGACAGAGTTGTCGGTGCCCCTCGCTCCTGTTCTCTTCTTCGTCACCCGCCCCGCAGTTGCGTGGACGTTGGCATTGCTCGCACTTGCAGCAGGCGTAATCTTCCTCTTATTCACCCGCCGATTGATTCTGACGGCGCCGCGGCTGTATAGCCATCGGGTGCCACGGGTGAAAGCACTAGTTAGTCTGCGCGCTCCGGGGGCCACTGCCGGGCAGCTTGATAGGCTTCTGTTCCCAGTTGTCGGGGAACAATGGGTGCGGATCATGTGGACTCGGCCGTCCACAATTGCCGCATGCTTCGCGTTGTCTGCGGCAGCCGGGCTTACGCTCACAAGCACCGGGCCGTTGCCTGAGGCTCTGTCCGTTTTCGTAGTCGTGCCCGCGCTTACCGCTCCCCTAGCCGAACATTTCCGGTCCGTTGACCCGCGGGAAAATCTGCTTCGGTACCGCTTTCATGCTGAGATGAGCTGTACCGCGGAAACGTGGATAGTTTTTCGGCTGTTCATGGCGATCGCGTTAGGGCTGCTTCCATTGCTCGTCAGCTCGGCGCTGTGGCTTGTTGCCTCGGATACCTCCCCCGCCATCGCATTCGGCCCGCTCTTCGCATTCGTGTCTGTGAGGTCCTTTTTCGCCTTTTCGCCCGCAGGTAAAGGAGCTTTGTTGACCCTGATGCTTCTGTGTGAACTGGGAACTTCCTACGCGCTGGGTTTCATCACTTTATGGTCCGCGGTGGCCGGGTGGTGCGTTCTTGCGTGTGTCTTCACCACAGCAACCTTCGTCACTCGCTCCCGGCTCAGCACGGTGAAACTATGACTTTCGGAATCGACGGCCACTCCATGGCCGCTGGATACAAGCGTGATCAGCCGGTCTTTACGGACGTTTCTATCCGCATGGCGGGCCCCGGATTGAGGTTGCTCAGCGGGCCGAACGGAGCCGGCAAGTCAACCTTGCTCGAAGTTTTCTCGGGCTTTCTTCCGTTGCTCTCTGGGAGCCTGGATGTGACCGGAGAGGTCGTCTTTCTGCGACACACGCCGGCGCTTGTGCCGTTTCTCACCGTGAGTGACAACCTGAGCCTGTACACACGCCGGTACGGACTCAGCGCCGACGACGTTCGTCGGTTCGTGGACGCTTTCTGTCTTCAGGAACACCTCTCCAAGCTGCCCTCCGAGCTCTCCACAGGCACTTTACGCAAAGCCTGGATGTTGTGCGGTCTACTCACACGCAGTGACATTCTCTGTCTCGATGAGCCCTTCAACGGCCTCGACCAGTACTCCTGCGACGTTCTCGCCACCGAGCTCCTCCAGCAAAGCGAAGAGCGCTTAGTGCTTGTTGTCGCACATCAGCCTCCCGAGAAGTTCACAATCGAGCAGGACAACCGCTTTGGGGACCTCTGCCGGTCCGTGGCGGGGTTCGGTCTCCACTCGGTGAGCGGGGTTAGTGCCGAAACCCGATCTTTCCCGGCGGAGAAGGGTTGAAGATCAGTACTGCGACACCAGAGCAAAACGGGAAAGCCAATCTCCTTTTTCCTACCACCACGCCGGTGTGTGCGTAAGCAGAGGTGGGAACTCGCTTTTTTTAGCGCAGGCTTCTGCGCGGCAACGACCTTGACCTGGCCGAGGCCGTGTTCAGCTCGCGCGAGACGGTGATTAACCGTATCCCCCCTTCGGCGACTTCGACGGCGCCACCCGCGACCCCTCCGTCATACGCGTCCGAGGCGTGGTCTTGTTCGGCGGGGTCGACATCGTCCGCAAACCGAAAAGCGATAAGCACGATAAAAACTAGCCCCGCGGCGCCGCCCGCCGAACCACGTCCCGGATCCGGGCCTCGGTCTGCCCGGTCAGCTCCAACAGCGCGAAACTCGTCGGCCACATCGCCCCCTCATCGAGCCGGGCAGCGGGCTCGAAACCAAGCGTGGAGTAACGCACATCGAACTTCGAGGCAACCTGCAAGAACACGACCACACCGTCCTCGCCCTCCCACGCCGGCATCCCGTACCACGTGCGGGCATCAAGGTGCGGCGCCTCCTCCGACACGATGAGATGGATCGCCGCCGCAAGGGAACGATCCCCGTCAGGCATCTCCTCGATAAGCGCCTGCAACGCTTCCAGGTTTCTGGCCTTCTTGTTGCCGCCCTTTTCGCGGCGCAGCTCCTCCGCGCGCTGACGCATAGCCTCACATTCAGCGGGGCTAAACCCCGTCCCACCACTCATAGCGCCCAAGACTACCTGGAAAAAGGGCCCCAAACGGGACGAAAGCCCGGCCCCCGGGAGGGGCCGGGCTAAGGGCGCCGGATTTAGCTACATCTGGTCGAACCCGTACTCGTCCAGCGGCACCGAAGCCCCGGTGAACTCGCCGTAGCCGTCGTCGCCGTAGATCGAGTCGCCGAAGCTCGGGATGGAGTACGCCGCGCTGCGCGCCGCCTCGGTCGGCTTGACCTGGATGTTGCGGTAGCGCGAGATACCCGTACCGGCCGGGATGAGCTTACCGATGATCACATTCTCCTTCAGGCCGATGAGCTTGTCGGAGCGCTTGTTGATCGCGGCGTCGGTCAGCACGCGCGTGGTCTCCTGGAAGGAGGCCGCCGACAGCCAGGACTCGGTAGCCAGCGAGGCCTTGGTGATGCCCATGATCTCCGAGCGCATCTCCGCCGGCTGCCCGCCGTCCGCCACGGCCGCGGCGTTGACCTGGCGCGCCTCAGCGAGTTCCACCAGGGTACCCGGCAAGAACTCCGTGGTACCCGAGTCGATGACGGTGCCGCGGCGCAGCATCTGGCGGATGATGATCTCGATGTGCTTGTCGTGGATCGACACACCCTGGGTGCGGTACACGGCCTGCACCTCGTCGATCAGGTGCTTCTCCACACCGCGGCGGCCCAGCACCTCGAGCACGTCGTGCGGGTCGGCCGCGCCGCGCAGCAGGCGGTCACCCACGCTCACATGGTCGCCCTCGCGCAGGGAACGCTCGATCATCGCGTCCGGGTTGGACTCCATCGGGCGTCGCACCTGGGCCAGTCCCTGGCGCTTGGACAGCTTCTCGTAGACCACAACGTCGGAGCCGTCGTCCGGCGTGATGGTCA encodes:
- a CDS encoding ATP-binding cassette domain-containing protein encodes the protein MTFGIDGHSMAAGYKRDQPVFTDVSIRMAGPGLRLLSGPNGAGKSTLLEVFSGFLPLLSGSLDVTGEVVFLRHTPALVPFLTVSDNLSLYTRRYGLSADDVRRFVDAFCLQEHLSKLPSELSTGTLRKAWMLCGLLTRSDILCLDEPFNGLDQYSCDVLATELLQQSEERLVLVVAHQPPEKFTIEQDNRFGDLCRSVAGFGLHSVSGVSAETRSFPAEKG